In Pseudomonas oryzicola, one DNA window encodes the following:
- the eco gene encoding serine protease inhibitor ecotin → MRPTPMTAILALTLAVATQASAASLKDVAPYPEAEKGFTRQVIHLPAQADESAYQLEILAGKTLTVGCNRQRLGGSLEERTLEGWGYSYYRLDKVSGPASTLMACPDGKKTEAFVPVVGEGFMLRYNSKLPVVVYVPKDVEVRYRIWSASQDVQKAKVE, encoded by the coding sequence ATGCGCCCAACCCCGATGACCGCGATCCTGGCCCTGACCCTGGCGGTTGCCACGCAGGCGTCAGCTGCCAGCCTGAAGGATGTCGCGCCCTACCCCGAGGCGGAAAAAGGCTTCACCCGGCAAGTCATTCACCTGCCGGCCCAGGCCGATGAATCGGCCTACCAACTGGAAATCCTCGCCGGCAAGACCCTGACGGTGGGCTGCAACCGCCAACGCCTGGGCGGCAGCCTGGAGGAACGTACCCTGGAAGGCTGGGGTTACAGCTACTATCGCCTGGACAAGGTCAGCGGCCCGGCCAGCACACTGATGGCCTGCCCGGATGGCAAGAAGACCGAGGCCTTCGTGCCGGTGGTCGGTGAAGGCTTCATGCTGCGCTACAACAGCAAGCTGCCGGTGGTGGTGTATGTGCCCAAGGATGTCGAAGTGCGCTACCGCATCTGGAGCGCATCGCAGGACGTGCAAAAGGCTAAAGTAGAGTAG
- a CDS encoding peptidylprolyl isomerase codes for MKAQARHILVRTADEAEKLKQRIANGEAFDVLARKFSTCPSGKRGGDLGEIRPGQMVGAIDQVIFKKPLRVVHGPIKSKFGYHLVQTFYRD; via the coding sequence ATGAAAGCCCAAGCCCGCCACATCCTGGTCAGGACCGCTGACGAAGCCGAAAAGCTCAAGCAGCGCATCGCCAATGGCGAGGCTTTCGACGTGCTCGCAAGAAAGTTCTCCACCTGCCCTTCGGGCAAGCGTGGCGGTGACCTGGGCGAGATCCGCCCAGGGCAGATGGTCGGCGCCATCGACCAGGTGATCTTCAAGAAGCCCCTGCGCGTGGTGCACGGGCCGATCAAGAGCAAGTTCGGCTACCATCTGGTGCAGACGTTCTACCGCGACTGA
- a CDS encoding metallophosphoesterase: MDRFRRVAANTRGRDLAVGDIHGHFQRLQACLEAVGFDPAVDRLFSVGDLVDRGPHSEAVLDWLAQPWLHAVQGNHEALAITRLRGGRLDLNMYRAAGGGWFLDLPPGEQLRFVERFEQLPIALEVETANGPVGLLHADSPFADWEVLRTWLELDNDPGVLEVCQWSRRRLKEGDTRPVKGLRALLVGHTPVLQAKQLGNVWHLDTGGWANGHFSLMDLATLQLLSAAPGAATAPWPAPPA, translated from the coding sequence ATGGACCGGTTTCGGCGGGTAGCCGCAAACACCCGCGGGCGGGACCTGGCGGTGGGCGATATCCACGGTCACTTCCAGCGCCTGCAGGCATGCCTTGAGGCGGTGGGGTTCGACCCGGCGGTGGACCGCCTGTTCAGCGTCGGTGACCTGGTCGACCGCGGGCCGCACAGCGAGGCCGTGCTGGACTGGCTGGCGCAACCGTGGCTGCATGCGGTGCAGGGTAACCACGAAGCCTTGGCGATCACTCGCCTGCGCGGTGGGCGGCTCGACCTGAATATGTATCGCGCGGCCGGCGGCGGCTGGTTTCTCGACCTGCCGCCGGGGGAGCAGTTGCGTTTCGTCGAACGCTTCGAGCAACTGCCGATCGCCCTGGAAGTGGAAACTGCCAACGGCCCGGTTGGCCTGCTGCATGCCGACAGTCCGTTTGCCGACTGGGAGGTATTGCGTACCTGGCTGGAGCTGGATAACGACCCCGGGGTGCTGGAGGTATGCCAGTGGTCGCGGCGGCGCTTGAAGGAAGGCGATACCCGGCCCGTGAAGGGCTTGCGGGCCTTGCTGGTCGGTCACACGCCGGTGTTGCAGGCAAAACAGCTGGGGAATGTCTGGCACCTCGATACCGGGGGCTGGGCCAACGGCCATTTCAGCCTCATGGACCTGGCCACGCTGCAGTTGCTCAGCGCTGCGCCAGGTGCAGCAACAGCGCCATGGCCAGCACCACCAGCATGA
- a CDS encoding LysE family translocator: protein MDLSSLLFFIPACFALNMAPGPNNLLSLHNASRYGLRTACVAGGGRIVAFSGMIALAAMGLAVVLHTSEYLFLAIKVLGAGYLFYIAWQLWRAPVGEALVAADYPRGTWRLARQEFWVAAGNPKAILIFTAFLPQFVSVGSATPVSEQFLWLGLLFLLLEWAAIAIYAGLGAYLQRWFSQPGPRRLFNRVSASLLGCAGLGLLAARR from the coding sequence ATGGACCTTTCAAGCCTGCTGTTCTTCATCCCCGCCTGCTTTGCCTTGAACATGGCACCGGGGCCGAACAACCTGCTATCGCTGCACAACGCCAGCCGCTACGGCCTGCGCACGGCGTGCGTGGCCGGTGGCGGGCGCATCGTCGCCTTCAGCGGCATGATTGCCCTGGCTGCCATGGGCCTGGCCGTGGTGCTGCATACCAGTGAGTACCTGTTCCTGGCCATCAAGGTGCTCGGGGCGGGGTACCTGTTCTATATCGCCTGGCAACTGTGGCGGGCGCCAGTGGGCGAGGCGCTGGTAGCCGCAGACTACCCGCGCGGCACCTGGCGCCTGGCGCGCCAGGAATTCTGGGTGGCAGCCGGCAACCCCAAGGCGATTCTGATCTTCACCGCCTTCCTGCCGCAGTTCGTTTCGGTCGGCAGTGCCACGCCGGTGAGTGAGCAGTTTCTCTGGCTGGGGCTATTGTTCCTGCTGCTGGAGTGGGCCGCCATCGCCATCTACGCAGGCCTTGGCGCGTACCTGCAGCGCTGGTTCAGCCAGCCCGGCCCGCGCCGGCTGTTCAACCGGGTCAGCGCCTCGCTGCTGGGCTGCGCAGGCCTCGGCCTGTTGGCTGCGCGCCGCTAG
- a CDS encoding autotransporter family protein translates to MRLRLMLTLGSLPLLGMALPVAQAACTFTPGPGNDTYTCDSGTAPSLVDTGGDNRLVFLANGSGAITGNVTFGAGRDSIDMASGSIGSNANPGSGTEGNVDQGSGSDDFAMSDGVIKGNLNQGDGLDTFDMKGGWIKGTFDSGDYAKMDGGRIGNVNMRLDQNTFIMRGGSVDKNVITAFDKDYVEIFDGTIGSNISVSGGDDRVLVHGGQVGGDVLLSTGNDHFIWDGGQIGGRVDAGPGDDAALLKGLKPEVLAIVLDGGEGNDSLTFDASQAVGGARYVNWELMALNNGSQLALDDTLVLGDTNSTTGSFTIDASSTIRSRQGIIAAFGPGQRVTLNNAGTIDLGSGNDAQGRLTVQGDYTGNNGTLRLNSVLAGDGAASDRLVVSRGAIGGSTQLLINNLDGAGATTAQNGIQVVEARDGAVSTATAFVQTQTLSAGAYDYRLFKGGVTAGSENSWYLRSTLVAPPAPAPAPEPGEPVVIAPAATPPVAAPAPGQVDLPAPVPGESLPLYRPEVAVYAAAPRGAAIIARQALGTFHQRQGDQQLLQGDGALPASWGQAYGGALRQQWSGTVSPSLDGDLYGFKVGQDLYARVGDSGYRQHIGIYVSHGRLDADVKGFALAVQDRSVGDLKLDGDSVGTYWTLIGPRGQYLDAVLQYTHLDGRARSDRGDQLNIDGHAWTASLESGYPIALSDRWVLEPQAQLIAQKVSLDSASDSASHINHDAQVELTGRLGVRLEGAFKGSSDRLLQPYAQVNLWHGDGGRDTLTFDGVDKIKTDYRYTSVQLESGVVAQVDEALSLHAGVQYTANLDSRQQEASGVNLGVRWQF, encoded by the coding sequence ATGCGTCTACGCCTGATGCTGACCCTGGGCTCGCTACCCCTGCTGGGCATGGCTCTTCCCGTCGCACAAGCAGCTTGCACCTTCACACCCGGCCCGGGTAACGACACTTACACCTGTGACAGCGGTACCGCGCCCTCGCTGGTGGATACCGGCGGCGACAACCGCCTGGTGTTCCTTGCAAACGGTAGTGGCGCGATTACCGGCAACGTCACCTTCGGTGCGGGCAGGGACAGTATCGACATGGCCTCCGGCAGCATCGGCAGCAACGCCAACCCAGGCTCAGGCACCGAAGGCAACGTCGACCAAGGCTCGGGCAGCGACGACTTTGCCATGAGCGATGGCGTCATCAAGGGCAACCTCAACCAGGGCGATGGCCTGGACACCTTTGATATGAAAGGCGGCTGGATCAAGGGCACATTCGATAGCGGCGACTATGCCAAAATGGACGGCGGACGCATCGGCAACGTCAACATGCGCCTGGACCAGAATACTTTCATCATGCGCGGCGGCAGTGTCGACAAAAACGTGATCACTGCCTTTGACAAGGACTACGTGGAAATCTTCGACGGCACCATCGGCAGCAATATCAGTGTCAGCGGTGGCGATGACCGGGTGCTGGTGCATGGCGGCCAGGTAGGCGGCGATGTGCTGCTAAGCACTGGCAATGACCACTTCATCTGGGACGGTGGCCAGATAGGCGGGCGAGTCGATGCGGGTCCGGGTGATGACGCGGCACTGCTCAAAGGGCTGAAACCCGAGGTGCTGGCCATTGTTCTGGACGGCGGTGAGGGTAACGACAGCCTGACCTTTGACGCCAGCCAGGCAGTTGGCGGCGCCCGCTATGTCAACTGGGAGCTCATGGCGTTGAACAACGGCAGCCAGCTCGCACTCGATGACACGCTGGTGCTAGGGGATACCAACAGCACCACCGGCAGCTTCACCATCGACGCCAGCAGTACCATCAGGTCACGCCAGGGCATAATCGCTGCCTTTGGCCCGGGCCAGCGCGTTACGCTGAACAATGCGGGCACCATCGATCTGGGCAGCGGTAATGACGCTCAAGGCCGGCTGACCGTCCAGGGCGACTACACCGGCAACAACGGCACCCTGCGCCTGAACAGCGTGCTGGCCGGCGACGGCGCTGCCTCCGATCGTCTGGTGGTCAGCCGTGGTGCGATTGGCGGCTCTACCCAGTTACTCATCAACAACCTCGATGGCGCCGGTGCAACAACCGCGCAGAACGGCATTCAAGTCGTTGAAGCGCGTGACGGCGCGGTCAGCACGGCCACCGCATTTGTCCAGACCCAGACCCTTTCAGCCGGCGCCTACGACTACCGGTTGTTCAAGGGCGGCGTGACTGCAGGCAGTGAAAACAGCTGGTACCTGCGCTCCACCCTGGTTGCGCCACCCGCTCCGGCCCCTGCGCCGGAACCGGGCGAGCCAGTGGTGATCGCACCCGCCGCTACCCCGCCTGTCGCGGCCCCGGCGCCGGGCCAGGTCGACCTGCCAGCACCGGTGCCAGGCGAAAGCCTGCCGCTGTATCGTCCGGAAGTTGCGGTGTATGCCGCAGCGCCACGGGGCGCCGCGATCATCGCCCGCCAGGCACTGGGCACGTTCCACCAGCGTCAGGGCGACCAGCAGCTGCTGCAGGGTGACGGTGCCCTGCCTGCCAGTTGGGGCCAGGCCTATGGCGGCGCGCTACGTCAGCAATGGAGCGGCACGGTCAGCCCGAGCCTGGATGGCGACCTGTACGGCTTCAAGGTGGGCCAGGACCTGTATGCCAGGGTTGGCGACAGTGGTTATCGCCAGCACATCGGTATCTACGTCAGCCATGGCCGTCTGGACGCCGACGTCAAAGGCTTCGCCTTGGCCGTCCAGGACCGCAGCGTGGGCGACCTGAAACTCGATGGCGACAGCGTGGGCACTTACTGGACGCTGATCGGGCCACGAGGCCAATACCTGGATGCGGTGCTGCAGTACACCCATCTCGATGGCCGAGCCCGCTCTGACCGTGGTGACCAGTTGAACATCGACGGCCACGCCTGGACCGCCTCGCTGGAGTCCGGCTACCCCATCGCCCTGTCCGACCGCTGGGTTCTGGAGCCGCAGGCTCAGTTGATCGCGCAAAAAGTCTCGCTCGACAGCGCCAGCGATAGCGCCTCGCACATCAACCACGACGCCCAGGTCGAGCTGACCGGCCGGTTGGGCGTTCGGCTCGAAGGGGCCTTCAAAGGCAGCAGCGACCGTCTGTTGCAACCCTATGCGCAAGTCAACCTGTGGCACGGCGATGGTGGCCGCGATACCTTGACCTTCGATGGCGTCGACAAGATCAAGACCGATTACCGCTATACCTCGGTGCAACTTGAAAGCGGCGTGGTAGCACAGGTTGACGAAGCGCTGAGCCTGCATGCTGGCGTGCAGTACACCGCCAACCTGGACAGCCGCCAGCAGGAAGCCAGCGGCGTGAACCTGGGCGTGCGCTGGCAGTTCTAG
- a CDS encoding helix-turn-helix transcriptional regulator — MPRSHAALWRDPALPHVESRRACHSRACYKAHSHPTFSIGAVDAGVSHFTGAGNGQERLAPGTLVMIPACRVHACNPEPGQAWSYQMLHVAADWLARLRQESALNGEGPGEPARICRDPEVYRQFCELNRLLFSSASSSEKDAALVAFLGDLDIAAHPPLAPAPALTATALSGLIAHIEGQDPAQLSLAVLARQAGLGRYQLIRAFRAATGFTPHAYLLNARVNRGRQLLGEGQALAEVAYRLGFADQSHFQRVFKAHVGVTPGQYRGG, encoded by the coding sequence ATGCCCCGTTCCCATGCCGCGCTGTGGCGCGACCCGGCCCTGCCGCATGTCGAAAGCCGCCGCGCCTGCCATAGCCGGGCCTGCTACAAGGCCCACAGCCACCCGACGTTTTCCATCGGCGCGGTGGATGCTGGCGTCAGTCACTTTACCGGCGCCGGTAACGGGCAGGAACGCCTCGCACCTGGCACGCTGGTCATGATCCCTGCCTGCCGCGTGCATGCCTGCAACCCCGAGCCCGGGCAAGCGTGGAGCTACCAGATGCTGCATGTAGCGGCCGACTGGCTGGCGCGGTTGCGCCAGGAGTCGGCGCTGAACGGTGAAGGCCCCGGTGAACCGGCACGCATCTGTCGCGACCCTGAGGTATACCGACAGTTCTGCGAGCTGAACAGATTGCTGTTTTCCAGCGCCAGCAGTAGCGAAAAAGATGCCGCGCTGGTTGCTTTTCTGGGTGACCTGGATATTGCCGCGCATCCGCCACTGGCGCCGGCACCGGCCCTGACGGCGACCGCGTTGAGTGGGCTGATTGCGCACATCGAAGGCCAGGACCCGGCACAGTTGAGTCTGGCGGTACTGGCCCGGCAGGCCGGGCTTGGGCGCTACCAGCTGATTCGCGCGTTTCGCGCGGCCACCGGGTTTACACCGCATGCCTACCTGCTCAATGCCCGGGTCAACCGTGGGCGCCAATTGTTGGGTGAAGGGCAGGCCCTGGCGGAGGTGGCCTATCGGCTAGGGTTTGCCGACCAAAGCCATTTCCAGCGGGTGTTCAAGGCCCATGTGGGGGTGACACCGGGGCAGTACCGGGGAGGCTGA
- a CDS encoding acetoacetate--CoA ligase, whose protein sequence is MNDVLWRPSTAQIAASRMDAFRRWVNLRYNLQLDDYHALHRWSIEQRPAFWQTLADYFHVRWHTPPRQVLSEGAQMPDARWFTQATLNFAEHLLRRRDDRPALVSVREDGQRQVLTHAQLAAQVGGLQKAFKAAGIGPGDRVAAIMPNTWQTLVAMLACTGLGAVWSSSSPEFGVHGIIDRFGQIEPRLLIACAGYQYAGKDLDQVDKVNQVCAQLPGLQQLIVVPHTRSGTRGDEFQAANVSLWDEYFQPGGEPCFTPLPFDHPLYILYSSGTTGAPKCIVHRAGGVLLQHLKEHGLHNDLKADDVLFYYTTCGWMMWNWLASGLAVGATLVLYDGSPFHPGPERLLDLIDAEGIQAFGTSAKYLAALEQAGLEPAASHRLTSLRLLLSTGSPLSPHSYDYVYRKIKADLCLASMSGGTDIVSCFVLGNPTLPVRRGEIQCKGLGMAVEVWNEHGRPVLEEKGELVCTHHFPSMPLGFWHDPDGSRYHDAYFSQFPGVWAQGDYAEQRADGGLVIHGRSDAVLNPGGVRIGTAEIYRQVEKVEQVLESVAIGQDWNGDVRVVLFVRLRDGLQLDDALRQQIRQVIRQYTTPRHVPAVIAQVDDIPRTISGKVVELAVRNVVHGRPVKNTDALANPEALEQFRDREELKT, encoded by the coding sequence ATGAACGATGTGCTCTGGCGCCCCTCCACGGCGCAGATCGCGGCCAGCCGGATGGACGCCTTCCGCCGCTGGGTCAACCTGCGTTACAACCTGCAGCTCGACGACTACCACGCGCTGCACCGCTGGAGCATCGAACAGCGCCCGGCCTTCTGGCAAACCCTCGCCGACTATTTCCACGTTCGCTGGCATACCCCGCCGCGCCAGGTGCTCAGCGAAGGTGCGCAAATGCCCGATGCCCGCTGGTTCACCCAGGCCACACTGAACTTCGCCGAACACCTGCTGCGCCGCCGTGATGACCGCCCGGCCCTGGTCAGCGTGCGTGAAGACGGGCAACGCCAGGTACTGACCCATGCCCAGCTGGCGGCTCAGGTGGGCGGATTGCAAAAAGCCTTCAAGGCAGCCGGCATCGGCCCCGGCGACCGGGTCGCGGCGATCATGCCCAATACCTGGCAAACCCTGGTCGCCATGCTCGCCTGCACAGGCCTCGGCGCCGTCTGGTCCAGCTCGTCGCCCGAGTTCGGTGTACACGGCATCATCGACCGCTTCGGCCAGATCGAACCCAGGCTGCTGATCGCCTGTGCCGGTTACCAGTACGCCGGCAAGGACCTCGACCAGGTAGACAAGGTCAACCAGGTATGTGCGCAATTGCCCGGGCTGCAACAGCTGATCGTGGTCCCCCATACCCGCAGCGGTACGCGTGGCGACGAGTTCCAGGCTGCCAACGTCAGCTTGTGGGACGAGTACTTCCAGCCTGGCGGCGAACCCTGCTTCACCCCGCTGCCGTTCGATCATCCGCTGTACATCCTGTATTCCAGCGGCACCACCGGCGCGCCCAAGTGCATCGTCCACCGCGCAGGCGGGGTGTTGTTGCAGCACCTCAAGGAACACGGCCTGCACAACGACCTGAAGGCCGATGATGTGCTGTTCTACTACACCACCTGCGGCTGGATGATGTGGAACTGGCTGGCCAGCGGCCTGGCCGTGGGTGCAACGCTGGTGCTGTATGACGGTTCGCCCTTTCACCCGGGCCCCGAACGGCTGCTAGACCTGATCGACGCCGAGGGCATCCAGGCCTTCGGTACCAGTGCCAAGTACCTGGCGGCGCTTGAACAGGCGGGCCTGGAACCGGCGGCCAGCCATCGCCTGACCAGTTTGCGGCTGTTGCTCTCCACCGGTTCGCCGCTGTCGCCACACAGCTATGACTACGTGTACCGCAAGATCAAGGCCGACCTGTGCCTGGCATCGATGTCCGGCGGTACCGATATCGTTTCCTGCTTCGTGCTCGGCAACCCGACCCTGCCGGTGCGCCGTGGCGAGATCCAGTGCAAGGGCCTGGGCATGGCGGTGGAAGTGTGGAACGAGCACGGCCGGCCGGTGCTGGAGGAAAAAGGTGAACTGGTGTGCACGCACCATTTCCCGTCGATGCCGTTGGGGTTCTGGCATGATCCGGACGGCAGCCGTTACCACGACGCCTATTTCAGCCAGTTCCCCGGGGTATGGGCCCAGGGCGACTACGCTGAACAGCGCGCCGACGGTGGGCTGGTGATCCATGGCCGCTCCGATGCCGTGCTCAACCCGGGTGGCGTGCGCATTGGCACGGCGGAGATCTACCGCCAGGTGGAAAAGGTCGAGCAGGTACTGGAAAGCGTGGCCATCGGCCAGGACTGGAACGGCGATGTGCGGGTGGTGCTGTTCGTGCGCCTGCGTGACGGCCTGCAGCTGGACGATGCCCTGCGCCAGCAGATCCGCCAGGTCATCCGCCAGTACACCACGCCGCGCCACGTGCCGGCGGTGATCGCCCAGGTCGATGATATCCCGCGTACCATCAGCGGCAAGGTGGTGGAACTGGCAGTGCGCAATGTGGTGCATGGCCGGCCGGTGAAGAACACCGATGCCCTGGCCAACCCCGAGGCGCTGGAGCAGTTCCGGGATCGGGAGGAGTTGAAAACCTGA
- a CDS encoding LysE family translocator translates to MQQFLIVALAHFLALLSPGPDFFLVARTSINSGWRVASGACLGIALANGTFIAMAFTGLSVLQEGSPLFSTLQLAGAGYLLYIGVLFLRHAGQSSLGSVAGNQVVAGWWRSLGMGYLSGILNPKNGLFYASLASMVNSASVGWKAACALWMFSIVLLWDLLVAVAIGNPLVLRRFARSLPWLERTSGVMLVVLAMALLLHLAQR, encoded by the coding sequence ATGCAACAGTTCCTGATCGTCGCCCTCGCCCACTTCCTCGCCCTGCTTTCCCCCGGCCCGGACTTCTTCCTGGTCGCGCGCACATCAATCAACAGTGGCTGGCGGGTTGCCAGCGGCGCCTGCCTGGGTATCGCCCTGGCCAATGGCACGTTCATCGCCATGGCCTTCACCGGGCTGTCGGTGCTCCAGGAAGGCAGCCCGCTGTTCAGCACCCTGCAATTGGCCGGTGCCGGCTACCTGCTGTATATCGGTGTGCTGTTCCTGCGCCACGCCGGGCAATCCAGCCTTGGCAGCGTGGCAGGTAACCAGGTCGTTGCAGGCTGGTGGCGCAGCCTGGGCATGGGCTATCTGTCGGGCATCCTCAATCCCAAGAACGGGTTGTTCTATGCCAGCCTGGCCAGCATGGTCAACAGCGCCAGTGTCGGCTGGAAAGCGGCCTGCGCCCTGTGGATGTTCAGCATTGTGCTGCTGTGGGACCTGCTGGTGGCCGTGGCCATCGGCAACCCCTTGGTGTTGCGCCGTTTCGCCCGCAGCCTGCCGTGGCTGGAACGGACCTCGGGGGTCATGCTGGTGGTGCTGGCCATGGCGCTGTTGCTGCACCTGGCGCAGCGCTGA
- a CDS encoding carbon-nitrogen hydrolase family protein, which translates to MKLCAVQLASLKGDVQANLERHLACISQAAALGAELVVFPELSLTGYEPTLARQAALAVNAAQLDPLQAACDRLGVTVAVGLPLPAAEGIHIGMPIFSPGVARQAYAKQRLHDDELPWFTPGDQALLLQLGPHRIAPAICYESMFMAHAASAREQGADLYLVSVAKTAKGIREGYAHYPEVARELGMPVLLANCVGPADAFIAAGGSAAWDSQGRLLAKLDDRSEGLIVLDTRTASAVAVPLSRHST; encoded by the coding sequence ATGAAGCTGTGTGCCGTGCAACTGGCATCGCTCAAGGGCGATGTGCAGGCGAACCTCGAACGCCACCTGGCCTGCATCAGCCAGGCCGCCGCCCTTGGCGCTGAATTGGTAGTGTTCCCTGAGCTGTCGCTGACCGGCTATGAACCAACCCTGGCGCGTCAGGCCGCCTTGGCTGTCAATGCTGCGCAACTCGACCCGCTGCAGGCCGCCTGTGACCGGCTAGGCGTCACCGTAGCCGTGGGCCTGCCTCTGCCAGCAGCCGAGGGTATCCACATCGGCATGCCGATCTTCAGCCCCGGTGTAGCGCGCCAGGCCTATGCCAAGCAGCGGCTGCATGACGATGAACTGCCCTGGTTCACCCCGGGCGACCAGGCCTTGCTGCTGCAACTGGGGCCGCACCGGATAGCGCCAGCAATCTGTTACGAATCGATGTTCATGGCGCATGCGGCCAGCGCGCGGGAGCAAGGCGCCGACCTTTACCTGGTCAGCGTGGCGAAAACCGCCAAGGGCATCCGCGAGGGCTACGCACACTACCCCGAGGTGGCTCGGGAACTGGGCATGCCGGTGTTGCTGGCCAACTGCGTAGGGCCGGCCGACGCGTTCATCGCTGCCGGCGGTTCGGCGGCCTGGGACAGCCAAGGGCGCCTGCTGGCCAAGCTGGATGATCGCAGTGAAGGGCTGATCGTGCTGGACACCCGCACCGCCAGTGCCGTAGCCGTACCCCTGAGCCGGCACTCGACATGA
- the hbdH gene encoding 3-hydroxybutyrate dehydrogenase: MTLNGKTALVTGSTSGIGLGIAQVLARAGANIVLNGFGDPAAAMAEIARHGVKVVHHPADLSDVAQIEALFAQAEQAFGGVDILVNNAGIQHVAPVEQFPPESWDKIIALNLSAVFHGTRLALPGMRTRNWGRIINIASVHGLVGSTGKAAYVAAKHGVVGLTKVVGLETATSNVTCNAICPGWVLTPLVQKQIDDRAANAGDPLQAQHDLLAEKQPSLAFVTPEHLGELVLFLCSEAASQVRGAAWNVDGGWLAQ, translated from the coding sequence ATGACCCTCAACGGCAAGACTGCACTCGTGACCGGTTCGACCAGCGGCATCGGCCTGGGCATTGCCCAGGTGCTGGCCCGCGCGGGCGCCAACATCGTGCTCAATGGCTTTGGCGACCCGGCAGCGGCGATGGCCGAGATCGCCCGGCATGGGGTGAAGGTGGTCCATCATCCGGCCGACCTGTCGGACGTGGCCCAGATCGAGGCCCTTTTCGCCCAGGCCGAGCAGGCATTCGGTGGCGTCGACATCCTGGTCAACAACGCCGGGATCCAGCATGTGGCGCCGGTGGAGCAGTTTCCGCCAGAAAGCTGGGACAAGATCATCGCCCTCAACCTGTCAGCCGTGTTTCACGGTACGCGCCTGGCCTTGCCTGGCATGCGCACGCGCAATTGGGGACGCATCATCAACATCGCTTCGGTGCATGGCCTGGTCGGCTCGACCGGCAAGGCGGCCTATGTGGCGGCCAAGCATGGGGTGGTCGGCCTGACCAAGGTGGTGGGCCTGGAAACTGCCACCAGCAACGTTACCTGCAATGCCATCTGCCCAGGCTGGGTGCTGACCCCGCTGGTGCAGAAGCAGATCGACGATCGTGCGGCCAACGCTGGTGATCCGCTGCAGGCGCAACATGATCTGCTGGCTGAAAAGCAACCCTCACTGGCCTTCGTTACACCCGAGCACCTGGGCGAGCTGGTACTATTCCTGTGCAGCGAGGCCGCAAGCCAGGTTCGCGGCGCCGCCTGGAACGTCGATGGTGGCTGGTTGGCCCAGTGA